The Penaeus chinensis breed Huanghai No. 1 chromosome 12, ASM1920278v2, whole genome shotgun sequence DNA segment ATAGAGATGGTAATGGAATATCATGTTATTATACCACCCAAGGAAGAGCACAGAAACCATCCCATTGAAGGACCAGTGAGTTTCATACCTGAACCTTTGCTAGTGTATTGAAATGCAGAGGATAGGATGCAATCACATTTAGGTTACATAAGTGTTCAGACATATAATGGTACTATATATGAAATCATATGAGGGATAACGGAACTATTTGTTTTGTACTGCAATTGATACTTTAAATTGGCTATTAAGAGGATGAGTAGGAGTATAGCAGGGCTCTATGTCATAAAGAATATATCTATAGTACTTCTTTAGTGTCCATATGTTCAATTTATATTACCCTTTTGTCTACCATCAGATTGCACACTTGAGAGAACGGGTGGCAGAGGAGGTAATAGACAAGATTACAGAGCTAGCAAGACAAGGTGTGAAAAAAGTGTCAGAAATGAAGCCTCATCTAGAGAGATATGTAGAAAATGATTTAGGTGTTCGAGATGAAACAAAAACGAGACGTCGTTTTTACCCAACAAATAAAGACTTTCAGAACATCATGCAGCGTGCAAAAAAGAGGCCAAACCAGTCAATAGTTGATAAGGAGAGCCTGCAAGAGTTGATAGAAAGATGGCAGGCAGAATCCCCTGGTGACTGTATATATTTTAGACCCTGGAGTCCATCCCAATCTCTCCTTTTGTGTTATCAGACAGTGGAACAAAAACGCCTCTTGAAACTATATGGAAACCACTTGTGTCTTCTTGATGCAACCTATCGGACTTGTAGCTATGCTCAGCctctgtattttttgtgtgtgagggCCAATGTGGGTTATTTTGTTGTAGCTGTGTTTATAGCACAGCATGAAGCCTCTACTGCTGTTCAAGAGGCTCTGGAAATCATTAAAGAATGGAATCCAAATTGGAGACCAGGATGTTTCCTTGCAGATTTCAACAATGAAGACATCATGGCCTTAGAAACAGTGTTCCCAGGTAAAGATGAAGCTCATTAATATGCATTTCAGGGGCCTTGACTCATTGTTTTTTACAAATCTCTTCAAAGTGAATAGTCAGCTCAGTAAGGCATTTTAGCATGGTATATTTCACACCCTGCCCTAATTTCTGGTACTATAATACATTACCGAATGTACTTAATTACAGCATTTACGCTTCACTTTGATAGCATAATATCCTTCAACCAAGAAGGCATTCAAACATGTAAAGCATGACACAGTTGTGACTTCTACTTGTCCACTACTTCTACTTCCTCATCTATGTAGctgcaaaataaaaaataaaaaatcattttaTTAATCCAGTTGAAAAGTTCATATTTTCTTTACTCTGAAAAGAGAAGATTGAGACATATGGTTACTAAATTAAATGACTTTAAATTGATTTTCCCCAGATACATGTGTCTTGTTATCAGACTTCCACCGCGAGAAGGCGTGGAGTGAGTGGCTTTGCAATGAGGACAATGAAGTGTCACACATTGGGATAACCATAAAAAACATGCTCAACCGAATAGCCCAGGCATCAACAGTGCCTCTTTATCATGAGGCACTGAATACTTTCCAGTCAAGTTCTGTTTGGAGGGACTCACAAGAAATCAAGGATTGGTTTTCAAACACGTGGCTGCCTAATGTTCAGGTAAGCTTGTAACACTTTAAAATGTCCAGGTTCAGATGTATTAGTTCAGTTGTTTGTGACACTTTATAGCACTTGAGTTTATAACACTTGACCCTGTTTCATGTgctttgctgtttttattatttttattaccgtaTTTTTTATCAGTTTGCTGTAGAATGTTAATCTGTAACAACACtactaaataatgtaaatatgctCTCCATTTTAAAATCATCCTTATCAGATTAGTTGATAAAGAAACTTTAATTTGGTGTTATATGATtattgtagagaaaaaaaaaaaatttttacctttttttttctacagtcgAATATGTATGAGGCTCAATACGTTTTTAAAAATTTACTTAAGAAGTATATGCTGACAATTAATGCTAGCCTGTCCTTTACAGCGCTGGGCTACAGCTTTCCGATCCAGTACACACACTTTGCTCATTCGAATGAATAATGGCATAGAAAGACAAAATGAGCTCTTGAAGTCATCATTTCTAGATGGATACAAGAACTGCTCCTTGAGTAATCTCATGACAGTCATAGTCACTGACTTTCTTCCAAAATCTTATAAAAGGTTAGTGCTTTATATAATTTGGTTAGTgacatttgcttttttttccatctattttacactgctggtttttttttttgcatgtcatCTCTAGTATTGAAGTAGCAGTTATTATTAGGAAGAAATTTCATCCTTTGCTCATGAAATATCCGGTGTTTCCTAAGTTTCTTAGACATTTTTGAAAAGCTATTTATGTACCTGCCATATTGCTTCACAGATATGTGGAATTGAACAGGAGAAGATCATTCAAGTACACAAACTCCGATGGTGAGTTGCCCACGTTTCTACATGAGTTACCCCTCGATGTGGCCCAGCATGTGATGAAGCGCTGGTATGGGAACCTATCGTCAGAGAGTATCCACCAAGGGTCCAACAAGAGCATGTTCCTGGTTGCTAGTGAAATGGGGAGCAGTCTGCATTATGAGGTGCATCTCGGGAACGATGTGATGCCGCCTTCGTGCACCTGCATTGACTGGGGGAGATATATGCTCCCTTGCACCCACATATGTGCACTGTTGCAGTCAGAGATATGTTCATGGGAGAGCTTGAGCCCAGTGTTCACAAATAATCCAATCTTGAAAATTGACCCAGAGTGTGTATCCAGTATGCAGAGCATGGTGAAAATGGAAAATACAGACTATGGGGATTCAGTGTGTAAAATTTTTATAAATGAGATAGACAGGGAACCATTTTCTActcaagagaaaaagaacagaacaCTGAAGAAAAGCTGTGTTGAAAAACTACGTTTATTGACCAGATACGTAAATGCCTTACATGACGATGAGTACCTGGAGGAGCTTAATGATGAACTTGATGACATGGTTAGAACCATCAGAGCAGGGGTCCAGATCATCACAGATCAGTGATGTCTAAAGAAGATAGCCCCACCATGTCTGCAACTGTGATGGAGCACCTcagcatctctctttctctttctcttcttatctctctctctctctctctctctctctctctctctctctctctctctctctctctctctctctctctctctctctctctccctctctctctccctctccctctccctctccctctccctctccctctccctctccctctccctctccctctccctccctccctccctccctccctccctccctccctccctccctctctctccctccctccctctctctccctccctccctctctccctctctccctctctctcctctctcctctctcctctctcctctccccctctctccctctctcccactctccctctctctccctctctccctcttttttccttcattatgCATCATATATCATCCAccatatcttaatttttttcttttctcaccccATTTTGTAGTCAGTGAATGAAGTATATCTCAAGTGTTAAATTCCATATGTCTTAAGGATGCCTTGTATAGCTTCTCTAGATTTAATATGTTATAACttgcatttttgtattatttgatttttccttttccttttaccctGATTGAAGCATACCCTGAGcagttttctacatttttttattttattcactaagagtatctttattcctttgtttatagtaaaaatatatctaaaccTATGTGTAAATGaagtaaatattattttctttatattcttactgttgttattgcaatAGCAACACACCAAGTGATGAAACAGGTACATTTAGTTTTGAAACTTCTAAATTCGCTTGTATCATGGAAGACCCAACTACAAAGACATGACCTCCATAAAGAAATACTCAGGTTCTTCTCCATTACTTTCCTTCTAAAgaaaactatatttttttctttatagaatATAAACATGACAATGCTCTGGTAAATCTGCAGAGGGTGGAAAAAGTTATACAACAGATTGATTGCTGATTTTTCATTCAGATTATGAAGGACcaatatttgtttaaataacAGCATGATCATGCATAGAGTGGTTCAAAGAACAAAAATTGATATAATTATGTGGGAATGGGGGACTGTATTGAATGTCACCTACGTACCAATGTCATGTACTTACAAAAATGTAATTACAGTTATATTAGTAACACTTCTCTTAGTTTCTATTAAGTGTCATGGTAGCATTTTAATCTTGAAGGCAAATACTATTTATTCCATGAGAACAGATGCTGTTACAAGAACAGTAACAGAAGTTAAAAAACTGCTTTAGGAAACAAGATTTGGTACCTATGGTGCAGTTTTTAATTCCTTAGAAACCTTtgcttcctctgtgtgtgtgtgtggggggggggggcgtgcgtgtaCGCATAAGTGCGTGCATTAATACGTTATCTataaatagttatacatatacatacatgtttatatatatgtatgcacaaatgtaaacacacacacacacacacacacacacacacacacacacacatatatatatatttccatatatatatatatatatatatatctttccatacccatacatatatgtgtatgtgtgtgtgtgtgtgtgtgtgtgtgtgtgtgtgtgtgtgtgtgtgtgtgtgtgtgtgtgtgttcagtagtGGTGGGTGACTCGAATGTACTCCACTATTTCACGAAGCgtaggcgcgcgcacacacacacacacacacacacacacacacacacacacacacacacacacatatatatatgttcaatagTGGAGGGCGGCTTGAATGTACTCAAGGCGAAGATATACCGAAAGCGCCATGACGCAACCGTTGCAACTTGGTTCGCATGACCTGTATTTTCGTCTGGGATTTATAGGAAACCGAAACACGTTATAAAAATATACGAATCTGATGGACAGTGAACTTGTTTTCTTTCGGTGTTATTTTCACTAAATATGAATTCGCAAATTGTAAAATAACGTGACTGCCTTTCATTACGTTTTCTTGAGAAACAATCTTGTTTACATCTGAATTAGGTTTCAGCCAATGCCCCCCTTTTTTTAAGTCCATGGAAAGGAAAAAACTTTGGATTTAATTTCGTATCAACTGGGACCAGAAGCTAGTTCATTGTAATTAACTATCTTACCTTTTCGAACGATACTTTGACAGTTCCTTGACATCTATACCACAATAGCATATAACAGGCAGGGTATGTTCATACCTGTGCACTGTGATATGTAAAAGTGCGTATAAATAAAGCAGTGAGGTAGATAAGGAGGAATTAGTGTCTCATTCTTTAAATCtttcaatctcgctctctctctctctctctctctctctctctctctctctctctctctctctctctctctctctctctctctttctctctttctgtttcactttctctctctctctcccctctccctctccctcctcctttccttctccctctccctctctctcccccctcttcctccttctctccctctcccctcccttcccctctccctctccctcttcctccttctcccctctctccccctcttcctccttctcccctctctccccctctccctccgtgtgtgtgtgtgtgtgtgtgtgtgtgtgtgtgtgtgtgtgtgtgtgtgtgttaatgaattATAAAGTAAACCACTTTGTCTATTGCTTCATCGGGAAATTTAGACTTCAtaattttaagaaaatatatgacTAAGAAGTTAACCTTGAAAGTATGAGATACAGTTGACATTCACGCTGTTTTTAAATTAATGTTATCGTGAGCTGTAGTCCTTCTAATTTCATAATTCTGataacacatacaagtatatgcatatatgtatataaatacattcatacgttatatacatatatacatatatgtgtgtgtgtgtgtgtgtgtgtgtgtgtgtgtgtgtgtgtgtgtgtgcgtgtgtgtgtgtgtgtgcgtgtgtacgtgtgtacgttatatacatatatacatatttatgtgtgtgtgtgtgtgtgtgtgtgtgtgtgtgtgtgtgtgtgtgtgtgtgcgtgtgtgcgtgtgtgtgtgtgtgtgcgtgtgcgtgcgtgcgtgtgtacgtgtgtacgtgtgcgtgtgtgcgtgtgtacgtgtgtgtgtgtgcgtgtgtgcgtgcgtgtgtgtgtgtgtgtgtgtgtgtgtgtgtgtgtgtgtgtgtgtgtgtgtgtgtgtgtgtgtgtgtgtgtgtgcatgtgtgtgtatgtgcacatctgtctataaatatctatctatacatctctctctctctctctctctctctctctctctctctctctatatatatatatatatatatatatacacatatacatacatatatatataaatatatatatatatatatatagagagagagagagagagagagagagaaaggggggggggggtaaataaacagatagataggccaGTAGACTGGTGTATGTTAGAGTTTCTCGTATTCCTCTAAATCATACTTGCTTGGAGAGAAAACGCTTCCATATGAGGGgattaaatatattttctaaaatacGTAGAATTACCAGATTCCAAACCCAATTCTCTGCAAAGTAGTCTAGCCATGAATTTCTGATCCCTGTCaagaatatataaaacaatattctGTAGAGCTTGGTGCTTACACGAGAACTGGATAACCTGCAACAAATCAAAGAAgcaacaaataaaattaataataataataataataataataataatgataattattattattataattataattataataataatataataataataataacaataataattattattattatcattataataacaataataagccaCTGGATCCAATTAAAATATCAGGGCGTAATcgtacaaaagaagaaataaaataataaaagaaaagagaaaagaaaaatgtcggACTCTATTTCCactataaaaataaagtaaaagaattaTGCAGTTACTCTATTAtttcaattatgaaaataaagtcGTAAAAAAAGGACGCAAAGCATTAGTCCTGCAAAAATCAGTGACGCCATCCACTATTTCCTGAAAAATGAGGACGTAATCCACATAAATACCGTAAGTCATTTCAGCATGACTCACAAACCATAACATTGCCGCAGCGtttaacatccccccccccccctcccagtttTCAGGAATTTCAGCAGAGGCGGGACTTGGGTTCTTAGATTCACTTTTACCATACAGTAATAtccacatttcatttcatttgatcTTCTTCCCTAAACGTAACATCAAATTGAAACTAATGTTTTCGACTTCCTTCCACCACAAAAATTGTCCTACACTTAAGAATTTCAAAATGGTTTTTGACCTCCCGGCCTTTAAATGCCAAAACTCACTCGCCAGACAAATAACAAATATTCTCTGACTTTCAcatatctctccatccatctcagCTTGTATCTGCCTCCCATCATTAgaactttatttattaatttatctattattattatttttttttttttgttattcgacCCATTTCGGAATCTTTATTAGCTTCATGTGTGTAATTACTGTATTCACCCAAATGATATATTTAGCAAACCATAAttacacagccatatatataatggtattcaAAAATTAATTACCTACCTTATCCTCGAAAGCATGAGATTCTGGGGTTGCAACTTTCAAAGTTCactactatttctatcatcactAAATacagatattgtttttttttttttttttttttttttatcaagacctTATGATAACTTCAGTTCCTCTGGACTGAGTAAAGAAAATAGGATGCATTGCTGATAATATCATGTTATGCTGATAAATAAAAAGTgttgtgtgagagaaaaaaaaaaaaaaaatggtcagctGATGTCCAGTCAATTTTGAGCCTAACTGCTGCTTAATAGAGATGCCCTTTAAGTCTCTGTAATTGAACATATACACCTAGTGCTCTTCAAAACATTTTCTAGCTTGTACATGGAATTCTTCCATGTCTCACTGGCACgtttggcccccccccccccaagaaacaTAGGTAATTTTaccgtatatttaaatataatttccAATATCTGATTAGTGCATGGTGGCTCACTTGATCAAGGTTTAGAGTCACCATAATAAATAAGAATCTTTAATAGAACGCGTTATTCATTTTAGTTTACCCTTATCCCTATTCTATCCCCTCGCATCCTCTTCCCActactcttcttccctctttcagacattatcctctctatctttcttatccTATCTTatccttcctatccttccttctaCGTCATTCACCATCATCTCTCCCCCGGACAGCTGGATCCCTAATATCGCCACCGCCATCACAACCAGcaccagcaataataaaaacaagagcaaaagaaaaatcaacaatTGAAAACTGAAGATTATATTTTCCTGCGAATTCCATTCATTACAGGCTATTTTTTGGAAACTAACAGTGAAAAGCAATCGGCAATTTTACTGGAATGTCTGTACCTTCTCCCTTGGGTcatcagaaacttttttttttttttttttttgaggggaggggggctaaCTTAGACTCATACTGTTGtaattcctttccatttttttttttcgaaggctCTTGAGGACGAAAACGCAAAATCTTCGACCCTATAGAAGGCCCCCAAAAAGGCTTCTATCGACTTCATAGCAACACACATGAACGCAGGCAAGTCAAACTGGTTTGTGATCTCGACTTGAAATACCAAACTTAACAGCCTAACAATAATATCTTCTGACGCTTACTTTTTATCTTAACTTGTCTCCATCTCCCATCTCACGTATAGTACTTGTTTCAAACAGGTATTTCGTGAAAAGAAAAATACctgtaaaaaaatgaaatgatagtgacgtttcgaactcgtcaaacGTTCCTCATCAGACGGACATAATAGCCGTTATGGAATGTcatgatttaattttatttcttttgcgGCTTTTTTCATCCTTGTGTatgcgttactgtgtttgtgtttaaaggTAATCCGTATTTTACGTGTGGGAAGGTTAGGAAATAATGTTCATGGATAATGGGCAAGTGTTCACTGGAAGAAAAACTGACCAAGAAGACTAGAACACAAAATACAGACGCGATAgttttattagttatcattatcactagcattgttGTGTTCTTAATGTTATAGGTTTTAACTTTTCCTTcaaatttaccttttttatttaacTTGTATTATGCCATGTTGACTCATGTAAGCaaagttaacccattcgccccggatttatgttctgtcccctgtagtttttggtgaattttgtgacatacagatggctccacatgtgctcaaccggaaaggagtctgtcagtaggaactagttaccgatcctgatttccccattccttgaattggcgggaaaattaataccattgctatcgatactgttattattgttatttatgttatgattataaatttgtcattaatatatttaagacaatgaaatgatacaaaagaccctttcctaaagtaaaggaaaagggtaaacaggttagATTGGTGGTTTCCAATAACtgcctatttggtgattaagaacttgtagagccatctgtgtaaatacaataaataaacgtgttttTCAGTGGGTATAGCATGtactcttgccacatggggcgaatgggttaaccttTCTTTCGaccgttatttatattgttttatacatCAATGGacaatttaataatattttttaaacacTTTACAGCCTGATATCACTCCAGTGGATTTTCGAGAGCATTAACAAAGATGCAGTTTCCCTCGTTGGAAGTGGCCACACATAAAAACAAGTGATTCAGCTTTTAGTTTTATTAAATACAAGTTTAATTACAAGCGTATACCGTGTTTTGGCGGTAAATTCTTCACTGGTTtggttaataaataatgtgttcCATGTGTATGATTTGTTCGTTCGCTTCTCGTCTTCTTTTGTTTTGAGAAACAtccattttcttgttttcacAATATTATCGTCATCTCTCCCGATTTCGTTTCTCTTCAATGCTTAAATTTTATGTAGTAGACTAGTGGGTCCATATTccggtatttatttttatttaatacttCATTTTCTTAAATTCTTGTTCCTGTAATAATTTCGAAATGACTCGACAAAAAGTTGCAAATgacgttttctctttgtttttcttcttcttcttttattcgaaAACGTAGACTGGCcttatcttttactcttttctttctttttctccgacTTAACACATTTTTTGAAATGACTACTCTCCacaccgggttttttttttttttttctttgtcacatTCCGAAGcttaaatgtgtgcgtgtgtgcgtgcgtgtaagtgtgtgtcggCGTTTTCCTTACAAGATTTTAATCATGAAAACGAAACACAGCGTCGTCTCCTCGCTGTCCACATCCCTCAGTCGCCAGATGACAGGGTATCGCCGCTGTGGGgagaaataattaagaataatgagaaattgaaggggagagggaagaacgagATGGAGATGGGCACGAGTGAGACTGTTGGAGATGAGCATGAGTGAGACTGTTGGAGATGAGCATGAGTGAGACTGTTGGAGATGAGCATGAGTGAGACTTGGAGATGAGCATGAGTGAGACTGTTGGAGATGAGCATGAGTGAGACTGTTGGAGATGAGCATGAGTGAGACAGTTGGAGATGAGCATGAGTGAGACTGTTGGAGATGAGCATGAATGACTGTTGGAGATGATCATGAGTGAGACTGTTGGAGATGAGCATGAGTGAGACTGTTGGAGATGAGCATGAGTGAGACTGTTGGAGATGAGCATGAATGACTGTTGGAGATGATCATGAGTGAGACTGTTGGAGATGAGCATGAATGACTGTTGGAGATGATCATGAGTGAGACTGTTGGAGATGAGCATGAGTGAGACATTGGAGATGAGCATGAGTGAGACTGTTGGAGATGAGCATGAGTGAGACTGTTGGAGATGAGCATGAGTGAGACTGTTGGAGATGAGCATGAATGACTGTTGGAGATGATCATGAGTGAGACTGTTGGAGATGAGCATGAGTGAGACTGTTGGAGATGAGCATGAATGACTGTTGGAGATGAGCATGAGTGAGACTGTTGGAGATTAGCATGAATGACTGTTGGAGATGAGCATGAGTGAGACTGTTGGAGATGAGCATGAGTGAGACTGTTGGAGATGAGCATGAATGACTGTTGGAGATGAGCATGAGTGAGACTGTTGGAGATGAGCATGAATGACTGTTGGAGATGAGCATGAGTGAGACTGTTGGAGATGAGCATGAATGACTGTTGGAGATGAGCATGAGTGAGACTGTTGGAGATGAGCATGAGTGAGACTGTTGGAGATGAGCATGAGTGAGACTGTTGGAGATGAGCATGAGTGAGACTGTTGGAGATGAGCATGAGTGAGACTGTTGGAGATGAGCATGAGTGAGACTGTTGGAGATGAGCATGAGTGAGACTGTTGGAGATGAGCATGAGTGAGACTGTTGGAGATGAGCATGAGTGAGACAGTTGGAGATGAGCATGAGTGAGACTGTTGGAGGTGAGCATGAGTGAGACTGCTGGAGATGAGCATGAGTCCGACTGTTGGAGATGAGCATGAGTCCGACTGTTGGAGATGAGCATGAGTGCGACTGTTGGAGATGAGCACGAGTGACTGTTGGAGATGAGCAAGAGTGAGACTGTTGGAGATGAGCATGAGTGAGACTGTTGGAGATGAGCATGAGTGAGACTGTTAGAGATGAGCACGAGTGAGATTGTTGGAGATGAGCATGAGTGAGACTGTTGGAGATGAGCACGAGTGAGATTGTTGGAGATGAGCATGAGTGAGACTGTTGAAGGTGATGGGCATGAGTGAGTTTgttggaagaaaaaaacagtacgAGTGAGATTGTTGGAGGAAATGGGCACGAGTGAgactggagaaggggggggggggggcggcaggtaGGTATGGGGCGAGAGTGAGATGGGGAATGAGCCATGACTAagtttgggtgggggtggggggggtgaggggaaaggatgagattAGGGGacgggagatgaaaaaaaatggatgatgaaagagagggggaaggaaggaggaggagaaggggaagggaggaggaggagaggggaagggagagggggaatggagaggggggagggaggaggaggagagggggaagggaggaagaggagagggggaagggagatggaggagagggggaaaggtgaaggaggagagggagaagggagaggagaggagagggagaggggaggagaggggaggagaggagagggggaaggagaggaggagagggggaaggagatggagagaggggaa contains these protein-coding regions:
- the LOC125031145 gene encoding uncharacterized protein LOC125031145, producing the protein MTITDQGLASPLGIFHGWGTMCLTYVLGERDMGCHQGRDKQVKAKERYKEQKRKAEEEGQAVTKKRRLYQDSKKLSCPFQFTAIQILKFPEFEVEHGSSPYLKQKTAAVIKSAIKEGEPIEMVMEYHVIIPPKEEHRNHPIEGPIAHLRERVAEEVIDKITELARQGVKKVSEMKPHLERYVENDLGVRDETKTRRRFYPTNKDFQNIMQRAKKRPNQSIVDKESLQELIERWQAESPGDCIYFRPWSPSQSLLLCYQTVEQKRLLKLYGNHLCLLDATYRTCSYAQPLYFLCVRANVGYFVVAVFIAQHEASTAVQEALEIIKEWNPNWRPGCFLADFNNEDIMALETVFPDTCVLLSDFHREKAWSEWLCNEDNEVSHIGITIKNMLNRIAQASTVPLYHEALNTFQSSSVWRDSQEIKDWFSNTWLPNVQRWATAFRSSTHTLLIRMNNGIERQNELLKSSFLDGYKNCSLSNLMTVIVTDFLPKSYKRYVELNRRRSFKYTNSDGELPTFLHELPLDVAQHVMKRWYGNLSSESIHQGSNKSMFLVASEMGSSLHYEVHLGNDVMPPSCTCIDWGRYMLPCTHICALLQSEICSWESLSPVFTNNPILKIDPECVSSMQSMVKMENTDYGDSVCKIFINEIDREPFSTQEKKNRTLKKSCVEKLRLLTRYVNALHDDEYLEELNDELDDMVRTIRAGVQIITDQ